One window of the Aptenodytes patagonicus chromosome 5, bAptPat1.pri.cur, whole genome shotgun sequence genome contains the following:
- the SLC16A12 gene encoding monocarboxylate transporter 12 isoform X1, producing MASPRRARHAGPPDGGWGWMIVAGCFLVTICTRAVTRCISIFFVEFQAYFGQDYARTAWIHSIVDCATMLCAPLGSLISNHVSCQVGIMLGGLLASTGLILSSFATSLEHLYLSLGVLTGLGFALCYSPAIAMVGKYFNKKKALAYGIAMSGSGIGTFILAPVVQLLIEQFSWRGALLILGGFVLNLCVCGALMRPIALKEDRKTAPEFLEQDYVPEAQKRDLKRMSICPSLIEVWSHECLCYCSWKEYDFLLMPGFMVLAVSVLFMAYGCSPLFVYLVPYALSVGVSHHQAAFLMSILGVIDIIGNITFGWLTDRRCLKKHRHFCYLFAVGMDGLCCLFLPVLQKFPLLVPFSFTFGYFDGAYVTLIPVVTADVVGTSSLSSALGVVYFLHAIPYLVSPPVAGWLVDTTGSYTASFLLSGFSMIFSSTLLCFASLAKKIKRTHLRSLTNDTGTKQHIWTNGAIAYSVTAELDQKDVEFLAADTNSYSNR from the exons ATGGCCTCGCCGCGGCGGGCCCGGCACGCCGGCCCTCCCGACGGAGGCTGGGGGTGGATGATCGTTGCCGGCTGCTTCCTTGTCACTATCTGTACCAGGGCCGTGACGAG GTGCATCTCCATTTTTTTTGTGGAGTTCCAGGCATACTTTGGGCAGGATTATGCCAGAACAGCTTGGATCCACTCCATTGTCGACTGTGCTACGATGCTCTGTG CCCCGCTTGGGAGTTTAATCAGTAATCATGTATCCTGCCAAGTTGGTATCATGCTAGGAGGCCTGCTTGCATCTACTGGACTAATTTTGAGTTCATTTGCCACCAGCCTGGAACATCTCTACTTATCATTAGGAGTCCTTACAG GACTTGGGTTTGCACTCTGTTATTCTCCAGCCATCGCGATGGTGGGCAAATATTTCAACAAAAAGAAAGCGCTGGCGTATGGAATAGCCATGTCAGGAAGTGGAATCGGTACCTTCATCCTGGCCCCCGTGGTCCAGCTCTTAATCGAGCAGTTTTCCTGGCGTGGAGCTTTACTCATCCTGggaggttttgttttaaacctcTGTGTCTGTGGTGCCTTGATGCGGCCTATTGCTCTTAAAGAGGACCGTAAAACTGCTCCTGAGTTTCTTGAACAGGATTATGTTCCCGAAGCACAGAAACGAGACTTAAAGCGAATGTCCATCTGTCCATCTTTAATCGAAGTGTGGTCTCATGAATGTTTATGCTACTGTTCATGGAAGGAATATGACTTTTTACTGATGCCAGGCTTCATGGTGCTGGCAGTGTCGGTTTTATTTATGGCATATGGCTGTAGCCCTCTTTTTGTCTACCTAGTGCCTTATGCTTTGAGCGTTGGGGTGAGTCATCACCAGGCTGCCTTCCTCATGTCCATACTTGGTGTCATAGACATCATTGGTAATATCACCTTTGGATGGCTAACAGACAGAAG GTGTCTGAAGAAGCATCGGCACTTTTGCTACCTCTTTGCTGTGGGAATGGATGGCCTCTGTTGTCTTTTCCTGCCAGTTCTCCAAAAATTCCCCTTGCTTGTGCCGTTCTCATTTACCTTTGGCTACTTTGATGGAGCCTATGTAACGCTGATCCCTGTCGTGACAGCAGATGTAGTGGGAACTTCTTCCTTATCATCAGCACTGGGTGTTGTGTATTTTCTGCATGCCATACCATATCTAGTGAGCCCGCCTGTTGCAG GTTGGCTTGTGGACACAACTGGCAGCTATACTGCATCATTCCTCCTGAGTGGATTTTCTATGATATTTAGTTCAACGTTATTGTGCTTTGCAAGCCtagcaaagaaaatcaaaagaacgCATTTGCGGTCGCTCACCAATGATACTGGCACCAAACAGCACATCTGGACAAACGGAGCAATAGCTTATTCTGTCACGGCAGAATTAGACCAAAAGGATGTTGAATTTTTGGCTGCGGATACAAACAGCTACAGCAACAGATGA
- the SLC16A12 gene encoding monocarboxylate transporter 12 isoform X2, whose protein sequence is MASPRRARHAGPPDGGWGWMIVAGCFLVTICTRAVTRCISIFFVEFQAYFGQDYARTAWIHSIVDCATMLSPLGSLISNHVSCQVGIMLGGLLASTGLILSSFATSLEHLYLSLGVLTGLGFALCYSPAIAMVGKYFNKKKALAYGIAMSGSGIGTFILAPVVQLLIEQFSWRGALLILGGFVLNLCVCGALMRPIALKEDRKTAPEFLEQDYVPEAQKRDLKRMSICPSLIEVWSHECLCYCSWKEYDFLLMPGFMVLAVSVLFMAYGCSPLFVYLVPYALSVGVSHHQAAFLMSILGVIDIIGNITFGWLTDRRCLKKHRHFCYLFAVGMDGLCCLFLPVLQKFPLLVPFSFTFGYFDGAYVTLIPVVTADVVGTSSLSSALGVVYFLHAIPYLVSPPVAGWLVDTTGSYTASFLLSGFSMIFSSTLLCFASLAKKIKRTHLRSLTNDTGTKQHIWTNGAIAYSVTAELDQKDVEFLAADTNSYSNR, encoded by the exons ATGGCCTCGCCGCGGCGGGCCCGGCACGCCGGCCCTCCCGACGGAGGCTGGGGGTGGATGATCGTTGCCGGCTGCTTCCTTGTCACTATCTGTACCAGGGCCGTGACGAG GTGCATCTCCATTTTTTTTGTGGAGTTCCAGGCATACTTTGGGCAGGATTATGCCAGAACAGCTTGGATCCACTCCATTGTCGACTGTGCTACGATGCTCT CCCCGCTTGGGAGTTTAATCAGTAATCATGTATCCTGCCAAGTTGGTATCATGCTAGGAGGCCTGCTTGCATCTACTGGACTAATTTTGAGTTCATTTGCCACCAGCCTGGAACATCTCTACTTATCATTAGGAGTCCTTACAG GACTTGGGTTTGCACTCTGTTATTCTCCAGCCATCGCGATGGTGGGCAAATATTTCAACAAAAAGAAAGCGCTGGCGTATGGAATAGCCATGTCAGGAAGTGGAATCGGTACCTTCATCCTGGCCCCCGTGGTCCAGCTCTTAATCGAGCAGTTTTCCTGGCGTGGAGCTTTACTCATCCTGggaggttttgttttaaacctcTGTGTCTGTGGTGCCTTGATGCGGCCTATTGCTCTTAAAGAGGACCGTAAAACTGCTCCTGAGTTTCTTGAACAGGATTATGTTCCCGAAGCACAGAAACGAGACTTAAAGCGAATGTCCATCTGTCCATCTTTAATCGAAGTGTGGTCTCATGAATGTTTATGCTACTGTTCATGGAAGGAATATGACTTTTTACTGATGCCAGGCTTCATGGTGCTGGCAGTGTCGGTTTTATTTATGGCATATGGCTGTAGCCCTCTTTTTGTCTACCTAGTGCCTTATGCTTTGAGCGTTGGGGTGAGTCATCACCAGGCTGCCTTCCTCATGTCCATACTTGGTGTCATAGACATCATTGGTAATATCACCTTTGGATGGCTAACAGACAGAAG GTGTCTGAAGAAGCATCGGCACTTTTGCTACCTCTTTGCTGTGGGAATGGATGGCCTCTGTTGTCTTTTCCTGCCAGTTCTCCAAAAATTCCCCTTGCTTGTGCCGTTCTCATTTACCTTTGGCTACTTTGATGGAGCCTATGTAACGCTGATCCCTGTCGTGACAGCAGATGTAGTGGGAACTTCTTCCTTATCATCAGCACTGGGTGTTGTGTATTTTCTGCATGCCATACCATATCTAGTGAGCCCGCCTGTTGCAG GTTGGCTTGTGGACACAACTGGCAGCTATACTGCATCATTCCTCCTGAGTGGATTTTCTATGATATTTAGTTCAACGTTATTGTGCTTTGCAAGCCtagcaaagaaaatcaaaagaacgCATTTGCGGTCGCTCACCAATGATACTGGCACCAAACAGCACATCTGGACAAACGGAGCAATAGCTTATTCTGTCACGGCAGAATTAGACCAAAAGGATGTTGAATTTTTGGCTGCGGATACAAACAGCTACAGCAACAGATGA
- the SLC16A12 gene encoding monocarboxylate transporter 12 isoform X3, with protein sequence MSTGDTGAWCISIFFVEFQAYFGQDYARTAWIHSIVDCATMLCAPLGSLISNHVSCQVGIMLGGLLASTGLILSSFATSLEHLYLSLGVLTGLGFALCYSPAIAMVGKYFNKKKALAYGIAMSGSGIGTFILAPVVQLLIEQFSWRGALLILGGFVLNLCVCGALMRPIALKEDRKTAPEFLEQDYVPEAQKRDLKRMSICPSLIEVWSHECLCYCSWKEYDFLLMPGFMVLAVSVLFMAYGCSPLFVYLVPYALSVGVSHHQAAFLMSILGVIDIIGNITFGWLTDRRCLKKHRHFCYLFAVGMDGLCCLFLPVLQKFPLLVPFSFTFGYFDGAYVTLIPVVTADVVGTSSLSSALGVVYFLHAIPYLVSPPVAGWLVDTTGSYTASFLLSGFSMIFSSTLLCFASLAKKIKRTHLRSLTNDTGTKQHIWTNGAIAYSVTAELDQKDVEFLAADTNSYSNR encoded by the exons ATGTCGACTGGAGACACAGGAGCCTG GTGCATCTCCATTTTTTTTGTGGAGTTCCAGGCATACTTTGGGCAGGATTATGCCAGAACAGCTTGGATCCACTCCATTGTCGACTGTGCTACGATGCTCTGTG CCCCGCTTGGGAGTTTAATCAGTAATCATGTATCCTGCCAAGTTGGTATCATGCTAGGAGGCCTGCTTGCATCTACTGGACTAATTTTGAGTTCATTTGCCACCAGCCTGGAACATCTCTACTTATCATTAGGAGTCCTTACAG GACTTGGGTTTGCACTCTGTTATTCTCCAGCCATCGCGATGGTGGGCAAATATTTCAACAAAAAGAAAGCGCTGGCGTATGGAATAGCCATGTCAGGAAGTGGAATCGGTACCTTCATCCTGGCCCCCGTGGTCCAGCTCTTAATCGAGCAGTTTTCCTGGCGTGGAGCTTTACTCATCCTGggaggttttgttttaaacctcTGTGTCTGTGGTGCCTTGATGCGGCCTATTGCTCTTAAAGAGGACCGTAAAACTGCTCCTGAGTTTCTTGAACAGGATTATGTTCCCGAAGCACAGAAACGAGACTTAAAGCGAATGTCCATCTGTCCATCTTTAATCGAAGTGTGGTCTCATGAATGTTTATGCTACTGTTCATGGAAGGAATATGACTTTTTACTGATGCCAGGCTTCATGGTGCTGGCAGTGTCGGTTTTATTTATGGCATATGGCTGTAGCCCTCTTTTTGTCTACCTAGTGCCTTATGCTTTGAGCGTTGGGGTGAGTCATCACCAGGCTGCCTTCCTCATGTCCATACTTGGTGTCATAGACATCATTGGTAATATCACCTTTGGATGGCTAACAGACAGAAG GTGTCTGAAGAAGCATCGGCACTTTTGCTACCTCTTTGCTGTGGGAATGGATGGCCTCTGTTGTCTTTTCCTGCCAGTTCTCCAAAAATTCCCCTTGCTTGTGCCGTTCTCATTTACCTTTGGCTACTTTGATGGAGCCTATGTAACGCTGATCCCTGTCGTGACAGCAGATGTAGTGGGAACTTCTTCCTTATCATCAGCACTGGGTGTTGTGTATTTTCTGCATGCCATACCATATCTAGTGAGCCCGCCTGTTGCAG GTTGGCTTGTGGACACAACTGGCAGCTATACTGCATCATTCCTCCTGAGTGGATTTTCTATGATATTTAGTTCAACGTTATTGTGCTTTGCAAGCCtagcaaagaaaatcaaaagaacgCATTTGCGGTCGCTCACCAATGATACTGGCACCAAACAGCACATCTGGACAAACGGAGCAATAGCTTATTCTGTCACGGCAGAATTAGACCAAAAGGATGTTGAATTTTTGGCTGCGGATACAAACAGCTACAGCAACAGATGA